A region of the Paraburkholderia flava genome:
CGCGGCACATCGCAACGCTCGAAAAAACGATCGGCCTGCGGCTCCTGAATCGCTCGACGCGCAAGGTCGAGCTGACCGATGCGGGCGAGGTCTATTTCAAGCGCTGCCAAAGCATCGTCGAAGAAGCGCGGATCGCGCACGAGTCGTTGCTCGAAGTGGCCGAGCGTCCGACCGGCACGCTGCGCGTATCGATGCCGGTCGATCTCGCTACCCGCTATTTCGCACCGCTCATCGCGGAGTTCGCGGCGGCGTATCCGCTGATCGCGTTCGAGTTTGACCTGACGCCGCGCCGCATCGATCTACAGGCGGATCCGTTCGATCTCGTGATTCGCATCGGGCCGCCGCCCACTGCGCCATCGATGCTCGTCGCGCGGCCGATCGCCGTGCTGCCGCGCTATCTGTACGCGTCGCCGACGTACCTGAAGCGCGCTGCGCCGCTCAACCATCCGAACGATCTGGACCGGCATGTGGTCTGCGGCGTGCAGGGCGCGGCGCGGCCGGCCGATGGCGCGAGGACGTTCTATCGGGGCGACGAGACGGTCGCCGTTGCGATATCGACGCGCTTCTCGATGAACAACGTGGGGCTGAGCCGTGCGCTGGCGCTGGAGGATGTCGGCATTGCGGTGCTGGACAACGTGATCGCGCGCGAAGACGTCGAGTCGGGGCGGCTCATTCGCGTGCTGCCCGAATGGAGCCTCGCACCGGTCCAGGTGCACGCGATTACCGAAACGCGCTTGCTGCCGGCGCGGGCGCGACTGTTCATCGATTTTCTGAAGACGCGTTTGAGTGACGCGTGAGGGGGCAGACGTCTGCGTTACCCCGGCGCGCGACGTTTCCGTGCCTGTCCTTCGTGGTCCATGCGCAGACGCAAGCGCGGCGTCACGAAGTCGAGAAACGCGCGCAGTTTCAGCGGCAACGGTGCCTGTCCGCGATGCACGAGGTGGATCGGCAACGGCTCGGGTTCGAACCGTTCGAGCACGACGCGCAGCGTCTTGTCGCGCACGGCGTCCGCGATCTGGTACGACAGCACGCGCGTGATCCCGACGCCTAACAGCGTCGCGGCGATCGCGGCATCCGCAGTATTGACGACGAGCCGCGAATGAATCGGCACCTCGATTGCCGACTTGCCCGACCCGAAGGCCCACACGCGAGCGGACTCGATGCCCTCGAACGTGATGCATCGATGCGCGGTTAAATCGGCGGGTTTCGTCGGCACACGATGTTCGGCGAGATACGCGGGACTCGCGCACATCACGCGACGGATCGTGCCGACACCCATCGCGACCAGCGTGCTGTCGGGCAGCGTGCCGATGCGGACCGCGACGTCGACGTGCTCGTCCATCAGATGCATGAAGCGATCCGCCAGCATGAGCCGGATGTCGATCTCCGGGTACGCGGCGAGAAACTCGGCGATCACCGGCACGACATGCAGACGTCCGAACACGACCGGCGCCGTGACCACGAGCTCGCCTCTCGGCGACGCGTATTCGCCGGTCGCCGCGCGTTCCGCTTCGCCCAGGTCTTCGAGAATGCGCCGGCATGCGGCGAGATACGACTGACCGGTTTCCGTCAGCGCGAGTTGACGCGTCGTCCGATGCAGCAGACGCGTCTTCAGATGCGCTTCCAGTTCGCCGATCTTGCGGCTGACCGTCGCGAGCGGCATGCCGAGACGCCGCGCGGCCGCCGAGAAACTGCCCGCCTCGACGACAGCGATCAGCACAGACATCGATTCGAGTCGATCCATCGAACTATCTCGTTTGGCGGGAGGATGATTCTCGATACTGCTGGATTCTCTTTGAAAATGGAAGTGCGTATTGTTGGACACATCGCAACCGCGCTTCATTTCTACCGTTCATTTCAAAGGAAACAGCCATGTCCCGCATTCCCGTACCCGCCACGATCGCCGACGCGCCGGCTGCGTCTCGCCCGCTGCTCGAAGCCGTCGAGAAGCAACTCGGCACCGTGCCGAATCTGTTTCGTCTGATCGGCGTCAACCCGGCGGCGCTCGAAGGGCACATGGGTCTGTTCGGTGCGCTCGGCAAAGGCACCCTGTCGTTGCAGACGCGTCAGCGGATCGCCGTCGCGATCGCAGAATTCAACGGCTGCGATTACTGCCTGTCTGCTCACGCGTATCTCGCGAAGCATCTTGCAAAACTCGACGACGCGGAGATCGCCGCGAGCCGCGACGGGCACTCGAGCGATGCAAAGGCGGAAGCGGCGGTGCGCTTCGCGCTCGCGGTTGCGCAGCAGCGCGGTCGTGTGCCCGACGCCGATCTCGATGCAGTCCGCTCGGCTGGCTACGACGACGCGCAGATCGTCGAAATCGTGCAGCACGTCGCGCTGAACGTGTGGACGAACTATCTCAACCTGGTTGCCCGGACCGATATCGATTTCCCGGTGATGCATACGCGGCACACTGCCTGAACGCAGCTGTGCTCCGCGAGGAGAACTGTGATGACAGATACCCTGATGTTTCCCAGCGACGTGGCGTTCACACCGACAGTCAAGTCGATGCAGCAGCGTCTCGGCTCGCGTGATGGCTACGCACGGATGGAACAGGCGCACGGCTGGGAGACGCGTATCACGCCGGACCTCACGGCATTCATCGCGCGGCAGACGAGCGTATTTCTCGCGACCGCAAGCGGCGACGGGCAGCCGTACATCCAGCATCGCGGCGGCCCCGCCGGTTTCCTGCACGTGATCGGCGATCGCACGATTGCGTTCGCGGATTTCGCCGGCAATCAGCAATACATCACGATGGGCAACCTGGCGGATAACCCGAAGGCGCATCTGTTTCTGATGGATTACGCGTTGCGTCGGCGGATGAAGATCTGGGGCGAAGCGCGTGTGGTGGAAGACGACGACGCGCTCGTGACATCGCTGATGCCGGCGAATTACAAGGCACGGGCGGAACGTGCGATTGTGTTTACGGTGAGCGCGTGGGACGCGAACTGTCCGCAGCACATTCCGCGTCGGTTCGAAGCGGCGGATGTCGCTGCGGCACTCGAGGAACGCGACCAGCGCATTGCCGAGCTGGAAGCGGAAGTGCAGCGGTTGCGTGCGGGGGCCAAGTAAGGCGTGAAGTCACGCGAGCATCGCATGTCGCATGTGTCTGCTTTGCCAGGGCGAAGCAGACAGCGCGGCGAATCACATCGGGGCACATGGGCCACGTAGAATGACACGCACGCTCATCCGCTGGTGCTCTCCCGATGCCGCTCATTGCTGAAGTCACGTCGCAGCATTTCGATCGCTGGGCCGATCACCTCGAACGCCTGTTCGCGGAGTCGGGGCGCGACGGTATGCCGTTATTTTCGCCGCTCGAAACGTGGCCCGGCGCGTCGTCACCCGAAGGCCGCAGTCGTTACGAAAAACGTTTTGCATTGCCGGTGAAGTCGCCGGGATGGGCGCGTGCGTGGATCGTCGACGACGCTGACGGCCGACCGATCGCGCATCTCGATCTCACGGGTTCGACGATTCCTTCGGAGATGCATCGCACCACGCTCGGGATCGGATGCGAGCGGGCGTTTTGCGGGCAGGGGCTTGGTCGCGCGCTGATGGTGCACGCGATCGATTTCGTCGCAGATAGCGGGATCGAATGGATCGATCTGCACGTGTTCAGCGAGAACGACGTGGCGATTTCGTTGTACCGATCGTTTGGTTTTGTCGAGACGGGGCGTACCGCGGACCGCTTTCGTCTGCGTGGCCGCTCGGTGGACGATGTGGCGATGAGTTTGCGCGTCTCGCCGCGTCGGGCATCGGAAGGCTGATGCGGCGGGTTTTCCCGCATTTTCGCATTCGCGAAATGCGTTCCGTCCGTGCCCGCCCCGAGCAGAAAAGTAATACGGCTGACACTACCCGTTAAGATAATCGTTGGTTGACGCTGCGCCGCATATGGCGCGTTTCCCTTTCCGTCGCCGAGGAGAATCGAGATGAACGAGCAGGATCCGACACCCGATGCACTGCTGGACGAGCGGCGTCGCCGCTTCGAGGAAGATCTCGTCGATGCGTACGACGAAGAACTCGAGATGGAAGTGGACGACCGTCTGCTCGACGGCTCGTCCGCGCTCACACCCGAGGCCCGCGAATCGCGCAAGCAATATTTCCGCGAGTTGTTCCGGCTGCAGGGCGAACTCGTCAAGCTGCAGGACTGGATCGTGCACACCGGTCACCGGATGGTCGTGATCTTTGAAGGACGCGATGCAGCGGGCAAGGGCGGCGCGATCAAGCGCATCACGCAGCGGCTCAATCCGCGTGTGTGCCGGGTCGTTGCGCTGCCGGCGCCGAGCAACCGCGAACGTACGCAGTGGTACTTCCAGCGCTATGCGACGCATCTTCCGGCCGGCGGCGAGATGGTGCTGTTCGATCGTAGCTGGTACAACCGCGCGGGCGTCGAGCGCGTGATGGGCTTTTGCAACGATGACGAATACGAAGAGTTTTTCCGCTCGGTGCCCGAGTTCGAAAAAATGCTCGTGCGCAGCGGCGTGCAGATCCTGAAGTACTGGTTTTCGATCACCGACGAAGAGCAGGAAATCCGCTTCCAGGCGCGCATTCAGGATCCGTTGAAGCAGTGGAAGCTGAGCCCGATGGATCTGGAAAGCCGTCGTCGCTGGGAGGCATACACGCACGCGAAGGAAGTGATGCTGCAGCGCTCGCACATTCCGGAAGCGCCGTGGTGGGTCGTGCAGGCCGTCGACAAGAAGCGCGCGCGCCTGAACTGCATCCACCATCTGCTGAGCCAGGTGCCGTACACCGAGGTCGAGCATTCGACGGTGTCGCTGCCGGAGCGCGTGCACCACGCGGAGTACATCCGCCAGCCGGTGCCGTCGTCGATGATCGTTCCTGATCTCTACTGATCGCGCTTTTTTCTACCGATCTTTCTACCGATGTTCGATGCCGGCCCGCTTCATAGCGGGCCGGTTTGTTTTGGCGGGACGCTTTTCGTCGCGATGCTTCATAAAATCAGGCCAAAAAAAAGCAGCGCGGCCGAACCGCGCTGCCCAATCGCTGAAGCACCTTCAATTGCGCTGAAGTCTCTTCAACCGGTAATGCGTTGGTGATGCGTTGCCGGTCTCACAACCGGCAACGGCCATCAGGCAATCAGAACACCTGACGGAACACCCAGTACAGCCCAGCCGCCAGTCCGATCGACACCGGCAGCGTCAGCACCCAGGCGAGCACCAGGCTGCGCACCGTGTTCCATTGCAGACCCGAGCCGTTCGCGGCCATCGTGCCCGCGACACCCGACGACAGCACGTGCGTCGTCGATACCGGCAGGCCGTACATGTCCGCTGCGCCGATCGTCACCATCGCGACCAGTTCCGCCGATGCGCCCTGGCCGTAGGTCAGATGCTGCTTGCCGATCTTCTCGCCGACCGTCACGACGATCCGCTTCCAGCCGACCATCGTGCCGAGGCCCAGCGCGATCGCGACGGCCACCTTCACCCACGTCGGGATGAACTTGGTCGCGTGGTCGGTCTGCTTCTTGAAGTTGTCGATCGCGGCCTGGTCTTCCGTCGAGAACGCGGGCTGCTTCGCCTTGTCGATCAGGCGGATCGCTTCCGACGCGACGTACATGTTGTTGCGCACGTTGTCGACGGTGTCCTGCGGCACGTTTGCCATCGAGCCCGACGCACCGACCTGCTGGCTGATCTGCGTCGTCAGCTGCTGCAGCG
Encoded here:
- a CDS encoding LysR family transcriptional regulator, with translation MELLSYMRLFVEVARTRSFRRAADALDMPNSTLSRHIATLEKTIGLRLLNRSTRKVELTDAGEVYFKRCQSIVEEARIAHESLLEVAERPTGTLRVSMPVDLATRYFAPLIAEFAAAYPLIAFEFDLTPRRIDLQADPFDLVIRIGPPPTAPSMLVARPIAVLPRYLYASPTYLKRAAPLNHPNDLDRHVVCGVQGAARPADGARTFYRGDETVAVAISTRFSMNNVGLSRALALEDVGIAVLDNVIAREDVESGRLIRVLPEWSLAPVQVHAITETRLLPARARLFIDFLKTRLSDA
- a CDS encoding LysR family transcriptional regulator translates to MDRLESMSVLIAVVEAGSFSAAARRLGMPLATVSRKIGELEAHLKTRLLHRTTRQLALTETGQSYLAACRRILEDLGEAERAATGEYASPRGELVVTAPVVFGRLHVVPVIAEFLAAYPEIDIRLMLADRFMHLMDEHVDVAVRIGTLPDSTLVAMGVGTIRRVMCASPAYLAEHRVPTKPADLTAHRCITFEGIESARVWAFGSGKSAIEVPIHSRLVVNTADAAIAATLLGVGITRVLSYQIADAVRDKTLRVVLERFEPEPLPIHLVHRGQAPLPLKLRAFLDFVTPRLRLRMDHEGQARKRRAPG
- a CDS encoding carboxymuconolactone decarboxylase family protein; the encoded protein is MSRIPVPATIADAPAASRPLLEAVEKQLGTVPNLFRLIGVNPAALEGHMGLFGALGKGTLSLQTRQRIAVAIAEFNGCDYCLSAHAYLAKHLAKLDDAEIAASRDGHSSDAKAEAAVRFALAVAQQRGRVPDADLDAVRSAGYDDAQIVEIVQHVALNVWTNYLNLVARTDIDFPVMHTRHTA
- a CDS encoding pyridoxamine 5'-phosphate oxidase family protein; translation: MTDTLMFPSDVAFTPTVKSMQQRLGSRDGYARMEQAHGWETRITPDLTAFIARQTSVFLATASGDGQPYIQHRGGPAGFLHVIGDRTIAFADFAGNQQYITMGNLADNPKAHLFLMDYALRRRMKIWGEARVVEDDDALVTSLMPANYKARAERAIVFTVSAWDANCPQHIPRRFEAADVAAALEERDQRIAELEAEVQRLRAGAK
- a CDS encoding GNAT family N-acetyltransferase, whose translation is MPLIAEVTSQHFDRWADHLERLFAESGRDGMPLFSPLETWPGASSPEGRSRYEKRFALPVKSPGWARAWIVDDADGRPIAHLDLTGSTIPSEMHRTTLGIGCERAFCGQGLGRALMVHAIDFVADSGIEWIDLHVFSENDVAISLYRSFGFVETGRTADRFRLRGRSVDDVAMSLRVSPRRASEG
- the ppk2 gene encoding polyphosphate kinase 2, whose amino-acid sequence is MNEQDPTPDALLDERRRRFEEDLVDAYDEELEMEVDDRLLDGSSALTPEARESRKQYFRELFRLQGELVKLQDWIVHTGHRMVVIFEGRDAAGKGGAIKRITQRLNPRVCRVVALPAPSNRERTQWYFQRYATHLPAGGEMVLFDRSWYNRAGVERVMGFCNDDEYEEFFRSVPEFEKMLVRSGVQILKYWFSITDEEQEIRFQARIQDPLKQWKLSPMDLESRRRWEAYTHAKEVMLQRSHIPEAPWWVVQAVDKKRARLNCIHHLLSQVPYTEVEHSTVSLPERVHHAEYIRQPVPSSMIVPDLY